A DNA window from Fusobacterium mortiferum ATCC 9817 contains the following coding sequences:
- a CDS encoding phosphotriesterase family protein, which translates to MKDITYIHEHMTIDLSGVKNNIDCKLNDFEKTKKELLRLKELGVTRIVDVTNMGMGRNVEFITRLEKETGIEILMSTGYYKEPFFPKEVEKLSIEKLEEKLINDIKIGIDGTNKKATFIGEIGTGFEKMTSLEEKVFIVASRVQKKTGVYISTHTSLGKLGHEQLDIIEKNGGNLEKVILGHTDLSKDIHYIETLLKRGVYISFDTIGKINYLSEEKRIEYIKYLCDRGWENKILLSVDLTRQSHLKENGGIGYSYLLEEFVPKLLENGVELEKIEKFLVENPKKILGIK; encoded by the coding sequence ATGAAAGATATAACATATATACATGAACATATGACAATAGATTTATCTGGAGTAAAAAATAATATTGACTGTAAATTAAATGATTTTGAAAAAACAAAAAAAGAATTATTAAGATTAAAAGAATTAGGAGTAACAAGAATAGTTGATGTTACAAATATGGGAATGGGAAGGAATGTTGAATTTATAACAAGATTAGAAAAGGAAACAGGAATAGAAATTTTAATGTCAACAGGTTATTATAAAGAACCATTTTTTCCAAAGGAAGTTGAAAAGTTAAGTATAGAAAAATTAGAAGAAAAATTAATAAACGATATAAAAATAGGAATAGATGGAACAAATAAAAAAGCAACTTTTATTGGTGAAATAGGAACAGGCTTTGAAAAAATGACTTCACTTGAAGAGAAAGTTTTTATAGTAGCAAGTAGAGTACAGAAAAAAACAGGAGTATATATATCAACACATACAAGTCTAGGAAAATTAGGACATGAACAGTTAGATATAATTGAAAAAAATGGGGGAAATTTAGAAAAAGTTATTTTAGGACATACTGATTTATCAAAAGATATACATTATATAGAGACTTTATTAAAAAGGGGAGTTTATATTTCTTTTGATACAATAGGAAAAATAAACTATCTTTCAGAAGAAAAAAGAATTGAATATATTAAATATTTATGTGATAGAGGATGGGAAAATAAAATTTTACTATCAGTAGATTTAACAAGACAATCTCATTTAAAAGAGAATGGTGGAATAGGATATTCATATTTACTTGAGGAATTTGTTCCTAAGTTACTTGAAAATGGGGTAGAATTAGAAAAAATAGAAAAGTTTTTAGTTGAAAATCCAAAAAAAATTTTAGGAATAAAGTAG
- a CDS encoding siphovirus Gp157 family protein codes for MKAYEIKNAMIDTLDIFLESNKDEMDKENYDDVMEYLREELESKSSNIVRYIRNLELENIVAKTEIDRLEELKKSREKKITSLKGYIKGILLELDKKKIETDLGNLSLRKTTSVEIIDLSKIPKEYLTVKEEIKPAKNLISESLKKNIAVSGAILKEDYLLKIK; via the coding sequence ATGAAAGCTTATGAGATTAAAAATGCGATGATTGATACTTTGGATATATTTTTAGAGAGCAACAAAGATGAGATGGACAAAGAGAACTATGATGATGTGATGGAGTATTTGAGAGAGGAATTAGAGAGCAAGAGTTCAAATATAGTGAGATACATTAGAAACTTAGAGCTAGAGAATATAGTAGCTAAAACAGAGATAGATAGATTGGAGGAACTTAAGAAAAGTAGAGAGAAGAAAATAACTTCATTGAAAGGGTATATTAAGGGAATCTTATTAGAATTAGATAAAAAGAAGATTGAAACTGATTTAGGAAATCTTAGCTTGAGAAAAACTACAAGTGTAGAGATAATTGATTTATCTAAGATACCTAAAGAGTATTTAACAGTAAAAGAGGAAATTAAACCAGCTAAAAATTTAATAAGCGAAAGTCTTAAGAAAAATATAGCAGTCAGTGGTGCAATTCTTAAAGAAGATTATCTGTTAAAAATCAAGTAA
- a CDS encoding BREX system Lon protease-like protein BrxL gives MCKKNKAILIDEISNLSQSDIDSNLRSSFKTYLNGDSFSRGNEILEQTTSCYFVGNSYDSLQESLDRDPLSYSSNTFYSNIPIFFREEAMVERLIWNPGWLLTKTSSSNLTEKESEDAYEEIKNFIDKNRTRENNKIQVPFTSNTRLVKKAQKIITFFITSLYEKNFSDENVNELLEFTEFILNIENGKYHNFWNSDYGKKFLVNFVPLYLPPNSTIKKIYFYSNRILVQIKEKPSKYYKIAINKYGVKENETEYNNYINNQTIKPYISPIIKTDQGYNVLLQEFYEILDKKFEFKFSNLTSLEEAIERIENLEKDKNNLIQTLSTLTQNYNMLVEYIIGLNTYTPRPIPRRISYYTQDISTNFITLIASLGKILNREDIGYNASTGEFKIINFL, from the coding sequence ATTTGTAAAAAAAATAAAGCAATCTTAATTGATGAAATTTCAAATCTTTCCCAGTCAGATATAGATTCTAACTTAAGGAGTTCATTTAAAACTTATTTAAATGGGGATAGTTTTTCTCGGGGAAACGAAATACTTGAACAAACTACCTCTTGTTACTTTGTAGGAAATAGCTATGATTCACTCCAAGAGTCATTAGATAGAGATCCTTTAAGTTATAGTAGTAATACTTTTTATAGCAATATACCAATTTTCTTTAGAGAGGAAGCTATGGTTGAGCGTTTAATTTGGAATCCTGGATGGCTTTTAACAAAAACTTCTAGCTCTAACCTTACTGAAAAAGAGAGCGAAGATGCATATGAAGAAATTAAAAATTTTATAGATAAAAATAGAACTAGAGAAAATAATAAAATTCAAGTCCCATTTACTTCTAATACAAGACTTGTAAAAAAAGCACAAAAAATAATAACTTTTTTTATTACTTCACTATATGAAAAGAATTTTTCCGATGAGAATGTCAATGAGTTATTAGAATTTACTGAATTTATATTAAATATAGAAAATGGAAAATATCACAATTTTTGGAATAGTGATTATGGAAAAAAATTTTTAGTAAACTTTGTTCCACTTTATTTACCACCAAATTCAACTATCAAAAAGATTTATTTTTATTCAAATAGAATTTTGGTGCAAATAAAAGAAAAGCCTTCTAAATATTATAAGATTGCTATTAATAAATATGGAGTTAAAGAGAACGAAACCGAATACAATAATTATATAAATAATCAAACTATTAAGCCTTATATATCTCCTATAATTAAAACTGATCAAGGATATAATGTACTTTTACAGGAATTTTATGAAATATTAGATAAAAAATTTGAATTTAAGTTCTCTAACTTGACATCTTTAGAAGAAGCAATAGAAAGAATAGAAAATTTAGAAAAAGATAAAAATAACCTTATACAAACATTAAGTACTCTTACACAGAATTATAATATGTTAGTAGAATATATTATCGGATTAAATACCTACACTCCTAGACCTATTCCCCGTAGAATTTCTTATTACACACAAGATATTTCTACTAATTTTATAACTTTAATAGCTAGTTTAGGAAAAATTCTTAATAGAGAGGATATTGGATATAATGCTAGTACTGGCGAATTTAAAATTATAAATTTTTTATAA
- a CDS encoding aminotransferase class V-fold PLP-dependent enzyme: MKTYPLESITLEEAKRKQFKLIDIITRKFRGSEILTRGDLGVVKGLNKPRTTKKVEEVIADFFGVEKAVLVRGAGTAAIKWGLYSILKNSKTRKVLVHKAPIYPTTLVSLQMLNTNILEADYNNLEELERILKNEKIDVAIVQYTRQKIDDSYKIDEVIEKIKEYEVPILTDDNYAVMKVKDIGVELGANLSAFSTFKLLGPEGIGCLVGNEKYISQVVESNYSGGGQVQGHEALDVLRGMVYAPVSLAIQGEVNDELIQILNNGRLSFIKNAYLVNAQSKVVIVELKENIAEEMLVHSEKLGALPNPVGAESKYEFSPLFYRVSGTFRKTDPTLEKRMIRINPNRAGVETIIRILEESYKKVKGE, encoded by the coding sequence ATGAAAACATATCCATTAGAATCAATTACATTAGAAGAAGCAAAGAGAAAACAATTTAAATTAATAGATATAATTACAAGAAAATTTAGGGGAAGTGAAATTTTAACAAGAGGAGATCTAGGAGTAGTAAAGGGATTAAATAAACCAAGAACTACCAAGAAGGTTGAAGAAGTAATAGCAGATTTTTTTGGGGTAGAGAAAGCTGTTTTAGTTAGAGGAGCAGGGACAGCGGCTATAAAATGGGGATTATATAGTATTTTAAAGAATTCTAAAACAAGAAAGGTATTAGTACATAAAGCACCTATTTATCCAACAACTTTAGTATCTTTACAAATGTTAAATACAAATATTTTAGAAGCAGATTATAATAATTTAGAAGAACTAGAAAGAATTTTAAAAAATGAGAAGATTGATGTAGCAATAGTACAATATACTCGTCAAAAAATAGATGATAGTTATAAAATTGATGAGGTAATAGAAAAAATAAAAGAATATGAAGTTCCTATATTAACGGATGATAATTATGCAGTAATGAAAGTTAAGGATATTGGAGTTGAATTAGGAGCTAATTTATCAGCATTTTCAACTTTTAAATTATTAGGACCAGAGGGAATAGGATGTTTAGTTGGAAATGAGAAATATATATCTCAAGTAGTAGAATCAAATTATTCTGGTGGTGGACAAGTTCAAGGGCATGAAGCATTAGATGTATTAAGAGGAATGGTATATGCTCCTGTTTCTCTGGCTATTCAAGGAGAAGTAAATGACGAATTAATTCAAATTTTAAACAATGGAAGATTATCATTTATAAAAAATGCATATTTAGTAAATGCTCAATCAAAAGTTGTTATTGTTGAGTTAAAAGAAAATATAGCAGAAGAAATGTTAGTACACTCTGAAAAGTTAGGAGCTTTACCAAATCCAGTAGGAGCTGAGTCAAAATATGAATTTTCTCCATTATTCTATAGAGTGTCAGGTACATTTAGAAAAACAGATCCAACACTTGAAAAAAGAATGATTAGAATAAATCCTAATAGAGCAGGAGTGGAGACAATAATTAGAATTTTAGAAGAAAGCTATAAGAAAGTAAAGGGGGAATAG
- a CDS encoding amidase family protein, giving the protein MEKILAGIDRTKNFIGKTVKEQNPNILLDFFKNKGKTIGVKDTKEIDNNLIKKLLRNGYIWNTIDFSSDRGRAIDIRLLNPITSKVMTGSSSGTAINVLYGLNTVGIGTDGGGSVLGPAISLNLYSALLSGMGLKGKNKKKSTDEIAFIAGIGFITQNFMELEKVLKIFYEESEKKLKKLVLSDTLEKEIGDKLKNNYEITIWKDKSLFSREELMTELNNIFQKGDVFIYIEKNIEVEGIGDSVLGSLGDSGKVFQENSNKKFLKVFNMLDCTAITIPLKNIGSSIVIATPKGKNGLKYVLEIGKILDYEYRPKLFQEYFLNYPLKRIDNRTFEILEEM; this is encoded by the coding sequence ATGGAAAAAATTTTAGCAGGAATTGATAGAACAAAAAATTTTATTGGAAAGACAGTTAAGGAACAAAACCCAAATATTCTTTTAGATTTTTTTAAAAATAAGGGAAAAACAATAGGGGTAAAAGATACTAAAGAAATTGATAATAATTTAATAAAAAAACTTCTAAGAAATGGATATATTTGGAATACAATAGATTTTTCATCTGATAGAGGAAGAGCCATTGATATAAGATTATTAAATCCAATAACTTCAAAAGTCATGACAGGGTCATCAAGTGGAACAGCAATAAATGTTCTTTATGGATTAAATACAGTGGGGATAGGAACTGATGGTGGTGGTTCTGTTTTAGGACCAGCAATTTCTTTAAACCTATATTCTGCACTTTTATCTGGAATGGGATTAAAAGGTAAAAATAAAAAAAAATCAACAGATGAAATAGCTTTTATTGCTGGAATTGGATTTATAACTCAAAATTTTATGGAACTAGAGAAAGTTTTAAAAATTTTTTATGAAGAAAGTGAAAAAAAATTAAAAAAATTAGTTTTAAGCGATACTCTTGAGAAAGAGATAGGGGATAAACTAAAAAATAATTATGAGATTACAATTTGGAAAGATAAATCACTTTTCTCTAGAGAAGAATTGATGACAGAATTGAATAATATTTTTCAGAAGGGAGATGTATTTATATACATTGAGAAAAATATAGAAGTAGAAGGTATAGGAGACAGTGTTTTAGGAAGTTTAGGAGATAGTGGTAAAGTTTTTCAAGAAAATTCTAATAAAAAATTTTTAAAAGTTTTTAATATGCTTGATTGTACTGCAATTACAATTCCTTTAAAAAATATTGGAAGTTCCATAGTAATAGCAACACCAAAAGGAAAGAATGGTTTGAAATATGTTTTAGAAATAGGAAAAATATTAGACTATGAATATCGTCCAAAATTATTTCAAGAATATTTTTTAAATTATCCTTTAAAGAGAATAGATAATAGAACATTTGAAATTTTAGAGGAGATGTAG
- a CDS encoding ArdC-like ssDNA-binding domain-containing protein has protein sequence MENKEFMSIIDRLKENINDKIKDFLENSQELKDFIEFRRKNFYNYSIRNNILIYKQDKTATMIASFKRWKELGYNIKKGAKAIHILVPLISKKVVDGKEEQYVYGYKYANVFDIKSTIPTDKAVIIPEIDTRMKRGDSKYKITELFKKSKEIVEQYLPVNVVKELHAKGCTDGNTITLRKDRYVAMSGTLMHEFIHYLNHFGKNPKSQNQEEVEAEIGAMLYGSYFNLDISGKYKYIALWKSKDVRLDEAFDVALSSFEELLYGNMDKKGLIDLIEGKEEE, from the coding sequence ATGGAAAATAAAGAATTTATGAGTATTATAGATAGACTAAAAGAAAATATAAATGACAAGATAAAAGATTTCTTAGAGAATTCACAAGAGCTAAAAGACTTTATAGAGTTTAGAAGAAAGAACTTCTATAATTACAGTATTAGAAACAATATTCTAATCTATAAGCAAGATAAGACAGCCACTATGATAGCTAGTTTTAAAAGATGGAAAGAGCTTGGGTATAATATCAAAAAGGGAGCTAAAGCCATTCATATCTTAGTACCACTTATCAGTAAAAAGGTAGTTGATGGAAAGGAAGAGCAATATGTATATGGATATAAATATGCTAATGTATTTGATATTAAAAGTACCATTCCAACAGATAAAGCAGTAATCATTCCAGAGATTGATACTAGGATGAAGCGAGGGGATAGTAAATATAAGATAACAGAATTATTTAAAAAATCTAAGGAAATAGTAGAGCAGTATTTGCCAGTTAATGTAGTTAAAGAACTTCATGCTAAAGGTTGTACTGATGGAAATACCATTACACTTAGAAAAGATAGATATGTAGCAATGAGTGGAACTCTTATGCATGAGTTCATTCATTATTTAAACCATTTTGGAAAAAATCCTAAAAGTCAAAATCAAGAGGAAGTAGAAGCAGAGATAGGAGCCATGTTATATGGTTCCTATTTTAATTTAGACATAAGTGGAAAGTATAAGTATATAGCACTGTGGAAAAGTAAAGATGTAAGACTAGATGAAGCTTTTGATGTAGCTCTATCATCATTTGAGGAATTACTTTATGGAAATATGGATAAAAAAGGATTAATAGATTTAATTGAAGGAAAAGAGGAGGAATAA
- a CDS encoding alanine racemase, whose translation MFLNKLQERNPNLLNAAIEFHQKGLLFPDTYLLDVDTILDNARLLIEEAKKNNIKLYAMTKQIGRIPFLAKKILELGYSGVVAVDFKEAEIMIENNIPLGNVGHLVQTPTRLLEKIIKSNVEIMTVYSYEKIEQIDKVAKKLNKIQNIMLRVLEEDSTIYSGQSGGFYLNELEGLCMKIKKLKNIKINGLTSFPCYLYDKSINKVKSTKNVETIKKAQDILRKHGIEAEQLNTPSATSLANIENIKENGGTHGEPGHALTGTTPFNAYNSEGEKPAILYLSEVSHNLGGKGYFYGGGHYRRSGIENVLVGDKLESMKKIKVTPPTDESIDYYFELNEEANVGDTVLGAFRTQIFVTRSDVALIGGLKENKPYIIGIYDSLGREK comes from the coding sequence ATGTTTTTAAATAAATTACAAGAAAGAAATCCAAATTTACTAAATGCAGCAATTGAATTTCATCAAAAAGGATTACTTTTTCCAGATACATATCTATTGGATGTAGATACTATTTTAGATAATGCTAGGTTATTAATAGAAGAAGCGAAAAAAAATAATATAAAGTTATATGCAATGACAAAACAAATAGGAAGAATACCTTTTTTAGCTAAAAAAATTTTAGAGTTAGGATATTCAGGAGTGGTTGCTGTTGATTTTAAAGAAGCAGAAATAATGATAGAGAATAATATTCCTCTTGGAAATGTAGGACATTTAGTACAAACACCAACAAGGTTACTTGAGAAAATTATAAAAAGCAATGTTGAAATAATGACAGTTTATTCTTATGAAAAGATAGAACAAATAGATAAAGTAGCTAAGAAATTAAATAAGATACAAAATATTATGTTGAGAGTATTAGAAGAAGATAGCACAATATATTCAGGACAAAGTGGTGGATTTTATTTAAATGAACTTGAAGGGCTTTGTATGAAGATAAAAAAACTAAAAAATATTAAAATAAATGGATTAACTTCTTTCCCTTGTTATTTATATGATAAAAGTATAAATAAGGTTAAATCTACAAAAAATGTTGAAACTATAAAAAAAGCACAAGATATTTTAAGAAAACATGGAATAGAAGCAGAACAACTTAATACTCCTTCAGCAACAAGTTTAGCTAATATAGAGAATATTAAAGAAAATGGTGGAACACATGGAGAACCAGGACATGCATTAACTGGAACTACACCATTTAATGCATATAATAGTGAGGGAGAAAAACCAGCAATTTTATATCTATCAGAAGTTTCTCATAATTTAGGAGGAAAAGGTTATTTTTATGGTGGAGGACATTATAGACGTTCTGGAATAGAGAATGTTTTAGTAGGAGATAAATTGGAATCTATGAAGAAAATAAAAGTAACTCCTCCAACAGATGAAAGTATAGATTATTATTTTGAGCTTAATGAAGAAGCAAATGTTGGAGATACAGTTTTAGGAGCATTTAGAACACAAATATTTGTAACAAGAAGTGATGTTGCTTTAATAGGTGGATTGAAGGAAAATAAACCATATATAATAGGAATATATGATAGTTTAGGAAGGGAGAAATAA
- a CDS encoding helix-turn-helix domain-containing protein translates to MKSERIKTEKAAQLLGLPVQTLRVFIQQGKFSEFASAIKKEGSKHWIYYINATRLYEYLNIKEPIQTAI, encoded by the coding sequence ATGAAATCAGAAAGAATAAAAACTGAAAAAGCAGCTCAATTATTAGGGCTACCTGTACAGACATTGAGAGTCTTTATACAGCAGGGTAAATTTTCAGAATTTGCCAGTGCTATCAAAAAAGAAGGGTCTAAACATTGGATATATTATATCAATGCCACTAGACTATATGAGTACCTAAATATAAAAGAGCCTATTCAGACTGCCATCTAA
- a CDS encoding tyrosine-type recombinase/integrase — protein MKIKDIKARHLQEAIDNCSKGQATKKKIKFLFGQMFAYAMQNDIITKDYSEFVDIGKASEESKREPFSNKEIELLWKHIDDIEFIDTILIMIYSGFRIGELLELETKNIDLVNMTMTGGLKTEAGKNRLVPIHPKIFPLIEKRYNKDNQYLIINFKGKKMKYDNYYKEKFIPIMEQLNMEHRPHDCRHTFATLLSNANANATAIKKMIGHESYATTEKIYTHKDIEELRKNVELIK, from the coding sequence ATGAAAATAAAAGATATTAAAGCTAGACATTTACAAGAAGCAATAGATAACTGTTCTAAAGGACAAGCAACTAAAAAGAAAATAAAATTTCTATTTGGACAAATGTTCGCCTATGCTATGCAAAATGATATTATAACAAAGGATTATAGTGAGTTTGTTGATATTGGAAAAGCTAGTGAGGAGAGTAAGAGAGAACCATTTAGTAATAAAGAGATAGAGTTACTATGGAAGCATATAGATGATATTGAATTTATAGATACTATACTTATTATGATATATAGTGGTTTTAGAATAGGAGAATTATTAGAACTTGAAACTAAGAATATAGACCTTGTTAATATGACTATGACTGGAGGATTAAAAACAGAAGCAGGTAAAAATAGATTAGTACCTATTCATCCTAAAATATTCCCTTTAATTGAAAAGAGATATAATAAAGATAACCAGTATCTAATCATCAACTTCAAGGGTAAAAAGATGAAATATGACAACTACTATAAAGAAAAATTCATTCCTATTATGGAGCAACTAAATATGGAACATAGACCTCACGATTGCCGTCATACCTTTGCTACTCTTCTTAGTAATGCTAATGCAAATGCTACAGCTATCAAGAAGATGATAGGACATGAAAGTTATGCTACTACTGAAAAAATATATACTCATAAGGATATTGAAGAATTAAGAAAAAATGTAGAATTAATAAAATAA
- a CDS encoding BREX system Lon protease-like protein BrxL: MNLELLILFFMALGLDIKTFTITDILVRFMRFLPLLIEHGHLIELGAPNTGKSYISKRFNEIFELVKALSVAQLFGSLNKNMDGVIFVKKIKQS, from the coding sequence ATGAATTTAGAATTATTGATACTATTTTTTATGGCTTTAGGATTAGATATCAAAACTTTTACTATTACAGATATATTAGTTAGATTTATGAGATTTTTACCCTTATTGATAGAGCATGGACACCTAATAGAACTTGGAGCTCCAAATACTGGAAAGTCATACATTTCTAAAAGATTCAACGAGATTTTTGAACTAGTTAAAGCACTCTCTGTTGCACAATTATTTGGCTCTCTCAATAAAAATATGGATGGTGTTATATTTGTAAAAAAAATAAAGCAATCTTAA
- a CDS encoding Rad52/Rad22 family DNA repair protein, whose amino-acid sequence MDKLLEKLREPFAREELEFRVGAVNKDKMEGLALAYVQARAIQNRLDELFGIDGWTVSYREVSAGFICSLSIKINDRWITKEDGASMTEYESIKGGISNAFKRVASSGFGIGRYLYKAKNRWYPVRQQGKGYVFTVEPELELEDNNLTFRKLEAEKDEPKVVGSTKIVIEFGKYKGMTLQEIYEKDINYIKYLRANAKDKKISQACAEMIA is encoded by the coding sequence ATGGATAAGTTATTAGAAAAGTTAAGAGAACCATTTGCTAGAGAGGAATTGGAATTTAGAGTTGGAGCAGTAAACAAGGATAAGATGGAGGGATTGGCTCTTGCTTATGTACAAGCAAGAGCTATTCAAAATAGATTAGATGAGCTATTTGGAATAGATGGTTGGACTGTATCATATAGGGAAGTATCAGCAGGATTTATCTGTTCTCTATCTATCAAAATCAATGATAGATGGATAACTAAAGAAGATGGAGCAAGTATGACAGAGTATGAAAGTATAAAAGGGGGAATATCTAATGCTTTTAAAAGAGTAGCAAGTAGTGGATTTGGAATAGGAAGATATTTATACAAAGCTAAAAATAGATGGTATCCAGTAAGACAGCAAGGAAAAGGATATGTATTTACAGTAGAACCAGAGTTAGAACTTGAAGATAACAACCTAACATTTAGGAAATTAGAAGCAGAAAAAGACGAACCTAAGGTAGTAGGAAGTACTAAGATAGTAATAGAGTTTGGAAAATACAAAGGAATGACACTACAAGAGATTTATGAGAAAGACATTAATTACATCAAATATCTAAGAGCTAATGCCAAAGATAAGAAAATATCACAAGCATGTGCAGAAATGATAGCTTAA
- a CDS encoding phosphopentomutase has protein sequence MGRFIVLVLDSFGIGEMEDVKTTRPQDIGANTYKSVISKNKEINIPNLQKLGLANAANLEVDNIKFSSTAIFGKSKLKHFGCDTFYGHQELMGTEPKEPINEPFFKNIDEVEKKLLIEGHKVERYGAEQKILIVDDCLSIGDNLEADLGQVYNITGTFDKISFDNLLKIGKIVREIVKVPRVITFGGEDVTLDDIKNAYECKDNIYAGVNAPKSKVYNKGYQVQHLGYGVKTEVQLPNILGTEIKTILIGKVADIVENKYGKSIFAVDSELAMNKLIEEIKNNKKAFICANIQETDLAGHQENAKKYAEKLEIVDRKLNELLPLLNDEDILIITADHGNDPEIKHSHHTRENVPILIYKKNIDKLKNIGEMESLADIGQTVAEYFGKKLPENGKSFLEKI, from the coding sequence ATGGGAAGATTTATAGTTCTTGTTTTGGATAGCTTTGGAATTGGTGAAATGGAAGATGTAAAGACAACAAGACCACAAGATATAGGAGCAAATACATATAAAAGTGTTATTTCTAAAAATAAAGAGATAAATATTCCTAATTTGCAAAAATTAGGATTAGCAAATGCAGCTAATTTAGAAGTTGATAATATAAAATTTTCGAGTACAGCTATTTTTGGAAAAAGTAAATTGAAACATTTTGGATGTGATACATTTTATGGACATCAAGAGTTAATGGGAACAGAACCAAAAGAACCTATAAATGAACCTTTTTTTAAAAATATAGATGAAGTTGAAAAAAAATTATTGATTGAAGGTCATAAAGTAGAAAGATATGGTGCTGAACAAAAAATATTAATCGTAGATGATTGTTTAAGTATAGGAGATAATTTAGAAGCTGATTTAGGACAAGTGTATAATATAACAGGAACTTTTGATAAAATTAGTTTTGATAATCTATTAAAAATAGGAAAAATAGTTAGGGAAATTGTAAAGGTTCCTAGAGTAATAACTTTTGGTGGAGAAGACGTAACTTTAGATGATATAAAAAATGCATATGAATGTAAAGATAACATATATGCAGGAGTAAATGCACCAAAATCAAAAGTTTATAATAAAGGATATCAAGTACAGCATTTAGGTTATGGCGTAAAAACAGAAGTACAACTTCCAAATATTTTAGGAACAGAGATAAAAACTATTTTAATTGGGAAAGTAGCTGATATTGTTGAAAATAAATATGGGAAATCAATATTTGCAGTAGATAGTGAATTAGCTATGAATAAACTTATAGAAGAAATAAAAAATAATAAGAAAGCATTCATATGTGCAAATATACAGGAAACAGATTTGGCTGGACATCAAGAAAATGCAAAAAAATACGCTGAAAAATTAGAAATAGTTGATAGGAAGTTAAATGAATTATTGCCTTTATTAAATGACGAAGATATTTTAATTATAACAGCAGATCATGGAAATGATCCAGAAATAAAACATTCACATCACACAAGAGAAAATGTTCCTATTTTAATTTATAAAAAAAATATTGATAAATTAAAAAATATAGGAGAAATGGAAAGTCTAGCAGATATAGGACAAACTGTAGCAGAATATTTTGGGAAAAAATTACCAGAAAATGGGAAATCATTTTTAGAAAAAATTTAA
- a CDS encoding Arm DNA-binding domain-containing protein gives MKKANGNGSVSKLSGIRRKPYIARVTLGWDESTGRQIRKTIGTYVTQKEAQKALIDYLDNPYDLDLSNILFKDVYEKWSKLKYPKVSHSAILGYQLLIIILKSFII, from the coding sequence ATGAAAAAAGCTAATGGAAATGGAAGTGTCAGTAAATTAAGTGGAATTAGAAGAAAACCATATATAGCTAGAGTAACATTAGGTTGGGATGAAAGTACAGGTCGCCAAATACGAAAAACTATAGGAACATATGTTACACAAAAAGAAGCTCAAAAAGCTCTTATTGACTACCTGGATAATCCTTATGATTTAGATTTGTCAAATATCTTATTTAAAGATGTATATGAAAAATGGAGTAAACTTAAATATCCTAAAGTTAGTCATTCTGCTATACTAGGTTATCAATTGCTTATAATAATATTGAAAAGCTTCATAATATGA